A genome region from Diorhabda carinulata isolate Delta chromosome 2, icDioCari1.1, whole genome shotgun sequence includes the following:
- the LOC130904215 gene encoding clavesin-2 isoform X2: MFRSEKEKKKIEYIMPIELGSRDIPESLAPSLLSVMEKLPTVKLGDYVLQFEIDELRPEVQEIARKELNENPDTKREAIAALRDLLKEEKDLKVPLDNDLWLVRFLRPCKFYPESARDLIKRYYKFKVTHADVYDGLMPSKEKNIFEQNILTVQPNRDQFGRRILIIELGKKWKTDEVTLDEVYKGCVLFLEAAMLEPETQVCGAIVIFDMLGLTLSQTTKFTPGFAKRIVDWLQDSMPLRLKNIHIVNQPYIFKIVFAFFKPFLREKLRSRIIFHGTDRKSLQQYISPKCLPECYGGTLDLPRINGNQWYELLVMCDQEYTAINSYGYNKKGEL; encoded by the exons aaattgagtaTATCATGCCCATTGAATTGGGCTCAAGGGATATACCAGAATCTC TTGCTCCAAGTCTGCTTTCCGTTATGGAAAAGCTCCCCACGGTAAAATTGGGGGATTACGTGCTGCAATTCGAAATAGACGAATTAAGACCGGAAGTACAAGAAATCGCTAGGAAAGAACTGAATGAAAATCCGGACACTAAAAGGGAAGCTATAGCAGCACTACGAGATCTTTTAAAAG AGGAAAAAGACCTTAAAGTACCATTAGATAACGACCTTTGGTTAGTGAGATTTTTGAGACCATGTAAATTCTATCCTGAAAGCGCCCGTGATTTG attaaaagatattataaatttaaagtaACGCACGCCGATGTTTACGACGGTTTGATGCCCAGTAAAGAGAAGAATATTTtcgaacaaaatattttaacagtACAACCGAATAGAGATCAATTCGGTAgaagaattttaattatagaattAGGAA aaaaatggaaaacggATGAAGTGACATTAGACGAAGTATACAAAGGTTGTGTGTTGTTCCTCGAAGCGGCCATGTTGGAACCGGAAACACAAGTATGCGGCGCCATTGTTATTTTCGATATGCTCGGTTTGACTTTATCACAAACGACTAAATTCACACCCGGATTCGCCAAAAGAATCGTCGATTGGCTTCAG GACAGCATGCCTTTAAGGTTAAAAAATATCCACATCGTGAATCAaccttatattttcaaaatagttttcgCATTTTTCAAACCTTTCCTTAGGGAAAAATTGAGAAGCCGTATCATCTTCCACGGTACGGATCGCAAATCGTTACAGCAATACATAAGCCCTAAATGCTTGCCTGAATGTTACGGGGGTACTTTAGATTTACCAAGAATAAACGGTAACCAATGGTACGAACTGTTGGTTATGTGCGATCAAGAATACACAG CGATCAATTCATATGGTTATAACAAAAAGGGCGAATTGTAA
- the LOC130904215 gene encoding clavesin-2 isoform X1, which translates to MFRSEKEKKKIEYIMPIELGSRDIPESLAPSLLSVMEKLPTVKLGDYVLQFEIDELRPEVQEIARKELNENPDTKREAIAALRDLLKEEKDLKVPLDNDLWLVRFLRPCKFYPESARDLIKRYYKFKVTHADVYDGLMPSKEKNIFEQNILTVQPNRDQFGRRILIIELGKKWKTDEVTLDEVYKGCVLFLEAAMLEPETQVCGAIVIFDMLGLTLSQTTKFTPGFAKRIVDWLQDSMPLRLKNIHIVNQPYIFKIVFAFFKPFLREKLRSRIIFHGTDRKSLQQYISPKCLPECYGGTLDLPRINGNQWYELLVMCDQEYTGKYFSLIVNIKKKNY; encoded by the exons aaattgagtaTATCATGCCCATTGAATTGGGCTCAAGGGATATACCAGAATCTC TTGCTCCAAGTCTGCTTTCCGTTATGGAAAAGCTCCCCACGGTAAAATTGGGGGATTACGTGCTGCAATTCGAAATAGACGAATTAAGACCGGAAGTACAAGAAATCGCTAGGAAAGAACTGAATGAAAATCCGGACACTAAAAGGGAAGCTATAGCAGCACTACGAGATCTTTTAAAAG AGGAAAAAGACCTTAAAGTACCATTAGATAACGACCTTTGGTTAGTGAGATTTTTGAGACCATGTAAATTCTATCCTGAAAGCGCCCGTGATTTG attaaaagatattataaatttaaagtaACGCACGCCGATGTTTACGACGGTTTGATGCCCAGTAAAGAGAAGAATATTTtcgaacaaaatattttaacagtACAACCGAATAGAGATCAATTCGGTAgaagaattttaattatagaattAGGAA aaaaatggaaaacggATGAAGTGACATTAGACGAAGTATACAAAGGTTGTGTGTTGTTCCTCGAAGCGGCCATGTTGGAACCGGAAACACAAGTATGCGGCGCCATTGTTATTTTCGATATGCTCGGTTTGACTTTATCACAAACGACTAAATTCACACCCGGATTCGCCAAAAGAATCGTCGATTGGCTTCAG GACAGCATGCCTTTAAGGTTAAAAAATATCCACATCGTGAATCAaccttatattttcaaaatagttttcgCATTTTTCAAACCTTTCCTTAGGGAAAAATTGAGAAGCCGTATCATCTTCCACGGTACGGATCGCAAATCGTTACAGCAATACATAAGCCCTAAATGCTTGCCTGAATGTTACGGGGGTACTTTAGATTTACCAAGAATAAACGGTAACCAATGGTACGAACTGTTGGTTATGTGCGATCAAGAATACACAGGTAAGTACTTCAGTTTAATCGttaatatcaagaaaaaaaattattaa
- the LOC130904215 gene encoding clavesin-2 isoform X8 produces MSKVAPSLLSVMEKLPTVKLGDYVLQFEIDELRPEVQEIARKELNENPDTKREAIAALRDLLKEEKDLKVPLDNDLWLVRFLRPCKFYPESARDLIKRYYKFKVTHADVYDGLMPSKEKNIFEQNILTVQPNRDQFGRRILIIELGKKWKTDEVTLDEVYKGCVLFLEAAMLEPETQVCGAIVIFDMLGLTLSQTTKFTPGFAKRIVDWLQDSMPLRLKNIHIVNQPYIFKIVFAFFKPFLREKLRSRIIFHGTDRKSLQQYISPKCLPECYGGTLDLPRINGNQWYELLVMCDQEYTAINSYGYNKKGEL; encoded by the exons ATGTCCAAAg TTGCTCCAAGTCTGCTTTCCGTTATGGAAAAGCTCCCCACGGTAAAATTGGGGGATTACGTGCTGCAATTCGAAATAGACGAATTAAGACCGGAAGTACAAGAAATCGCTAGGAAAGAACTGAATGAAAATCCGGACACTAAAAGGGAAGCTATAGCAGCACTACGAGATCTTTTAAAAG AGGAAAAAGACCTTAAAGTACCATTAGATAACGACCTTTGGTTAGTGAGATTTTTGAGACCATGTAAATTCTATCCTGAAAGCGCCCGTGATTTG attaaaagatattataaatttaaagtaACGCACGCCGATGTTTACGACGGTTTGATGCCCAGTAAAGAGAAGAATATTTtcgaacaaaatattttaacagtACAACCGAATAGAGATCAATTCGGTAgaagaattttaattatagaattAGGAA aaaaatggaaaacggATGAAGTGACATTAGACGAAGTATACAAAGGTTGTGTGTTGTTCCTCGAAGCGGCCATGTTGGAACCGGAAACACAAGTATGCGGCGCCATTGTTATTTTCGATATGCTCGGTTTGACTTTATCACAAACGACTAAATTCACACCCGGATTCGCCAAAAGAATCGTCGATTGGCTTCAG GACAGCATGCCTTTAAGGTTAAAAAATATCCACATCGTGAATCAaccttatattttcaaaatagttttcgCATTTTTCAAACCTTTCCTTAGGGAAAAATTGAGAAGCCGTATCATCTTCCACGGTACGGATCGCAAATCGTTACAGCAATACATAAGCCCTAAATGCTTGCCTGAATGTTACGGGGGTACTTTAGATTTACCAAGAATAAACGGTAACCAATGGTACGAACTGTTGGTTATGTGCGATCAAGAATACACAG CGATCAATTCATATGGTTATAACAAAAAGGGCGAATTGTAA
- the LOC130904215 gene encoding alpha-tocopherol transfer protein-like isoform X7: MSKVAPSLLSVMEKLPTVKLGDYVLQFEIDELRPEVQEIARKELNENPDTKREAIAALRDLLKEEKDLKVPLDNDLWLVRFLRPCKFYPESARDLIKRYYKFKVTHADVYDGLMPSKEKNIFEQNILTVQPNRDQFGRRILIIELGKKWKTDEVTLDEVYKGCVLFLEAAMLEPETQVCGAIVIFDMLGLTLSQTTKFTPGFAKRIVDWLQDSMPLRLKNIHIVNQPYIFKIVFAFFKPFLREKLRSRIIFHGTDRKSLQQYISPKCLPECYGGTLDLPRINGNQWYELLVMCDQEYTGKYFSLIVNIKKKNY, translated from the exons ATGTCCAAAg TTGCTCCAAGTCTGCTTTCCGTTATGGAAAAGCTCCCCACGGTAAAATTGGGGGATTACGTGCTGCAATTCGAAATAGACGAATTAAGACCGGAAGTACAAGAAATCGCTAGGAAAGAACTGAATGAAAATCCGGACACTAAAAGGGAAGCTATAGCAGCACTACGAGATCTTTTAAAAG AGGAAAAAGACCTTAAAGTACCATTAGATAACGACCTTTGGTTAGTGAGATTTTTGAGACCATGTAAATTCTATCCTGAAAGCGCCCGTGATTTG attaaaagatattataaatttaaagtaACGCACGCCGATGTTTACGACGGTTTGATGCCCAGTAAAGAGAAGAATATTTtcgaacaaaatattttaacagtACAACCGAATAGAGATCAATTCGGTAgaagaattttaattatagaattAGGAA aaaaatggaaaacggATGAAGTGACATTAGACGAAGTATACAAAGGTTGTGTGTTGTTCCTCGAAGCGGCCATGTTGGAACCGGAAACACAAGTATGCGGCGCCATTGTTATTTTCGATATGCTCGGTTTGACTTTATCACAAACGACTAAATTCACACCCGGATTCGCCAAAAGAATCGTCGATTGGCTTCAG GACAGCATGCCTTTAAGGTTAAAAAATATCCACATCGTGAATCAaccttatattttcaaaatagttttcgCATTTTTCAAACCTTTCCTTAGGGAAAAATTGAGAAGCCGTATCATCTTCCACGGTACGGATCGCAAATCGTTACAGCAATACATAAGCCCTAAATGCTTGCCTGAATGTTACGGGGGTACTTTAGATTTACCAAGAATAAACGGTAACCAATGGTACGAACTGTTGGTTATGTGCGATCAAGAATACACAGGTAAGTACTTCAGTTTAATCGttaatatcaagaaaaaaaattattaa
- the LOC130904215 gene encoding retinaldehyde-binding protein 1 isoform X5 encodes MSAEIGYKKLLPELAPSLLSVMEKLPTVKLGDYVLQFEIDELRPEVQEIARKELNENPDTKREAIAALRDLLKEEKDLKVPLDNDLWLVRFLRPCKFYPESARDLIKRYYKFKVTHADVYDGLMPSKEKNIFEQNILTVQPNRDQFGRRILIIELGKKWKTDEVTLDEVYKGCVLFLEAAMLEPETQVCGAIVIFDMLGLTLSQTTKFTPGFAKRIVDWLQDSMPLRLKNIHIVNQPYIFKIVFAFFKPFLREKLRSRIIFHGTDRKSLQQYISPKCLPECYGGTLDLPRINGNQWYELLVMCDQEYTAINSYGYNKKGEL; translated from the exons TTGCTCCAAGTCTGCTTTCCGTTATGGAAAAGCTCCCCACGGTAAAATTGGGGGATTACGTGCTGCAATTCGAAATAGACGAATTAAGACCGGAAGTACAAGAAATCGCTAGGAAAGAACTGAATGAAAATCCGGACACTAAAAGGGAAGCTATAGCAGCACTACGAGATCTTTTAAAAG AGGAAAAAGACCTTAAAGTACCATTAGATAACGACCTTTGGTTAGTGAGATTTTTGAGACCATGTAAATTCTATCCTGAAAGCGCCCGTGATTTG attaaaagatattataaatttaaagtaACGCACGCCGATGTTTACGACGGTTTGATGCCCAGTAAAGAGAAGAATATTTtcgaacaaaatattttaacagtACAACCGAATAGAGATCAATTCGGTAgaagaattttaattatagaattAGGAA aaaaatggaaaacggATGAAGTGACATTAGACGAAGTATACAAAGGTTGTGTGTTGTTCCTCGAAGCGGCCATGTTGGAACCGGAAACACAAGTATGCGGCGCCATTGTTATTTTCGATATGCTCGGTTTGACTTTATCACAAACGACTAAATTCACACCCGGATTCGCCAAAAGAATCGTCGATTGGCTTCAG GACAGCATGCCTTTAAGGTTAAAAAATATCCACATCGTGAATCAaccttatattttcaaaatagttttcgCATTTTTCAAACCTTTCCTTAGGGAAAAATTGAGAAGCCGTATCATCTTCCACGGTACGGATCGCAAATCGTTACAGCAATACATAAGCCCTAAATGCTTGCCTGAATGTTACGGGGGTACTTTAGATTTACCAAGAATAAACGGTAACCAATGGTACGAACTGTTGGTTATGTGCGATCAAGAATACACAG CGATCAATTCATATGGTTATAACAAAAAGGGCGAATTGTAA
- the LOC130904215 gene encoding retinaldehyde-binding protein 1 isoform X3 codes for MSAEIGYKKLLPELAPSLLSVMEKLPTVKLGDYVLQFEIDELRPEVQEIARKELNENPDTKREAIAALRDLLKEEKDLKVPLDNDLWLVRFLRPCKFYPESARDLIKRYYKFKVTHADVYDGLMPSKEKNIFEQNILTVQPNRDQFGRRILIIELGKKWKTDEVTLDEVYKGCVLFLEAAMLEPETQVCGAIVIFDMLGLTLSQTTKFTPGFAKRIVDWLQDSMPLRLKNIHIVNQPYIFKIVFAFFKPFLREKLRSRIIFHGTDRKSLQQYISPKCLPECYGGTLDLPRINGNQWYELLVMCDQEYTGKYFSLIVNIKKKNY; via the exons TTGCTCCAAGTCTGCTTTCCGTTATGGAAAAGCTCCCCACGGTAAAATTGGGGGATTACGTGCTGCAATTCGAAATAGACGAATTAAGACCGGAAGTACAAGAAATCGCTAGGAAAGAACTGAATGAAAATCCGGACACTAAAAGGGAAGCTATAGCAGCACTACGAGATCTTTTAAAAG AGGAAAAAGACCTTAAAGTACCATTAGATAACGACCTTTGGTTAGTGAGATTTTTGAGACCATGTAAATTCTATCCTGAAAGCGCCCGTGATTTG attaaaagatattataaatttaaagtaACGCACGCCGATGTTTACGACGGTTTGATGCCCAGTAAAGAGAAGAATATTTtcgaacaaaatattttaacagtACAACCGAATAGAGATCAATTCGGTAgaagaattttaattatagaattAGGAA aaaaatggaaaacggATGAAGTGACATTAGACGAAGTATACAAAGGTTGTGTGTTGTTCCTCGAAGCGGCCATGTTGGAACCGGAAACACAAGTATGCGGCGCCATTGTTATTTTCGATATGCTCGGTTTGACTTTATCACAAACGACTAAATTCACACCCGGATTCGCCAAAAGAATCGTCGATTGGCTTCAG GACAGCATGCCTTTAAGGTTAAAAAATATCCACATCGTGAATCAaccttatattttcaaaatagttttcgCATTTTTCAAACCTTTCCTTAGGGAAAAATTGAGAAGCCGTATCATCTTCCACGGTACGGATCGCAAATCGTTACAGCAATACATAAGCCCTAAATGCTTGCCTGAATGTTACGGGGGTACTTTAGATTTACCAAGAATAAACGGTAACCAATGGTACGAACTGTTGGTTATGTGCGATCAAGAATACACAGGTAAGTACTTCAGTTTAATCGttaatatcaagaaaaaaaattattaa
- the LOC130904215 gene encoding clavesin-2 isoform X6 has translation MAEIIYVPMAPELAPSLLSVMEKLPTVKLGDYVLQFEIDELRPEVQEIARKELNENPDTKREAIAALRDLLKEEKDLKVPLDNDLWLVRFLRPCKFYPESARDLIKRYYKFKVTHADVYDGLMPSKEKNIFEQNILTVQPNRDQFGRRILIIELGKKWKTDEVTLDEVYKGCVLFLEAAMLEPETQVCGAIVIFDMLGLTLSQTTKFTPGFAKRIVDWLQDSMPLRLKNIHIVNQPYIFKIVFAFFKPFLREKLRSRIIFHGTDRKSLQQYISPKCLPECYGGTLDLPRINGNQWYELLVMCDQEYTAINSYGYNKKGEL, from the exons TTGCTCCAAGTCTGCTTTCCGTTATGGAAAAGCTCCCCACGGTAAAATTGGGGGATTACGTGCTGCAATTCGAAATAGACGAATTAAGACCGGAAGTACAAGAAATCGCTAGGAAAGAACTGAATGAAAATCCGGACACTAAAAGGGAAGCTATAGCAGCACTACGAGATCTTTTAAAAG AGGAAAAAGACCTTAAAGTACCATTAGATAACGACCTTTGGTTAGTGAGATTTTTGAGACCATGTAAATTCTATCCTGAAAGCGCCCGTGATTTG attaaaagatattataaatttaaagtaACGCACGCCGATGTTTACGACGGTTTGATGCCCAGTAAAGAGAAGAATATTTtcgaacaaaatattttaacagtACAACCGAATAGAGATCAATTCGGTAgaagaattttaattatagaattAGGAA aaaaatggaaaacggATGAAGTGACATTAGACGAAGTATACAAAGGTTGTGTGTTGTTCCTCGAAGCGGCCATGTTGGAACCGGAAACACAAGTATGCGGCGCCATTGTTATTTTCGATATGCTCGGTTTGACTTTATCACAAACGACTAAATTCACACCCGGATTCGCCAAAAGAATCGTCGATTGGCTTCAG GACAGCATGCCTTTAAGGTTAAAAAATATCCACATCGTGAATCAaccttatattttcaaaatagttttcgCATTTTTCAAACCTTTCCTTAGGGAAAAATTGAGAAGCCGTATCATCTTCCACGGTACGGATCGCAAATCGTTACAGCAATACATAAGCCCTAAATGCTTGCCTGAATGTTACGGGGGTACTTTAGATTTACCAAGAATAAACGGTAACCAATGGTACGAACTGTTGGTTATGTGCGATCAAGAATACACAG CGATCAATTCATATGGTTATAACAAAAAGGGCGAATTGTAA
- the LOC130904215 gene encoding clavesin-2 isoform X4: MAEIIYVPMAPELAPSLLSVMEKLPTVKLGDYVLQFEIDELRPEVQEIARKELNENPDTKREAIAALRDLLKEEKDLKVPLDNDLWLVRFLRPCKFYPESARDLIKRYYKFKVTHADVYDGLMPSKEKNIFEQNILTVQPNRDQFGRRILIIELGKKWKTDEVTLDEVYKGCVLFLEAAMLEPETQVCGAIVIFDMLGLTLSQTTKFTPGFAKRIVDWLQDSMPLRLKNIHIVNQPYIFKIVFAFFKPFLREKLRSRIIFHGTDRKSLQQYISPKCLPECYGGTLDLPRINGNQWYELLVMCDQEYTGKYFSLIVNIKKKNY, translated from the exons TTGCTCCAAGTCTGCTTTCCGTTATGGAAAAGCTCCCCACGGTAAAATTGGGGGATTACGTGCTGCAATTCGAAATAGACGAATTAAGACCGGAAGTACAAGAAATCGCTAGGAAAGAACTGAATGAAAATCCGGACACTAAAAGGGAAGCTATAGCAGCACTACGAGATCTTTTAAAAG AGGAAAAAGACCTTAAAGTACCATTAGATAACGACCTTTGGTTAGTGAGATTTTTGAGACCATGTAAATTCTATCCTGAAAGCGCCCGTGATTTG attaaaagatattataaatttaaagtaACGCACGCCGATGTTTACGACGGTTTGATGCCCAGTAAAGAGAAGAATATTTtcgaacaaaatattttaacagtACAACCGAATAGAGATCAATTCGGTAgaagaattttaattatagaattAGGAA aaaaatggaaaacggATGAAGTGACATTAGACGAAGTATACAAAGGTTGTGTGTTGTTCCTCGAAGCGGCCATGTTGGAACCGGAAACACAAGTATGCGGCGCCATTGTTATTTTCGATATGCTCGGTTTGACTTTATCACAAACGACTAAATTCACACCCGGATTCGCCAAAAGAATCGTCGATTGGCTTCAG GACAGCATGCCTTTAAGGTTAAAAAATATCCACATCGTGAATCAaccttatattttcaaaatagttttcgCATTTTTCAAACCTTTCCTTAGGGAAAAATTGAGAAGCCGTATCATCTTCCACGGTACGGATCGCAAATCGTTACAGCAATACATAAGCCCTAAATGCTTGCCTGAATGTTACGGGGGTACTTTAGATTTACCAAGAATAAACGGTAACCAATGGTACGAACTGTTGGTTATGTGCGATCAAGAATACACAGGTAAGTACTTCAGTTTAATCGttaatatcaagaaaaaaaattattaa
- the LOC130904082 gene encoding alpha-tocopherol transfer protein-like produces MSIKIEKSLDNVPYIQLGSHQLRLDLEDLTPEEKQRAEQELRETPENVKYALEKLKELLGDEPDFYVPIDDDKFLTKFLRPCRFIPESAFRIMRKYYGFKIKYPKFSCNITPAGIRHVFDKEIFKMLPTRTSNGCRIMIVSLEKWDPKQVKLEDLFKAVMVAMEIAMLEPKTQCGGVEIILDTKGLALIHIYQITPTLAKIILEWIQECCAVRLKGIHVINQPLIFNMGYKIFKPFLGERLKKALFFHGHNAENLLKRISPESLPPKYGGTADIPEYPGSLFSDMLFYYEKNFEEYNTYGYKEDTKTVQKFNDTKEEISVTCH; encoded by the exons ATGtcgataaaaatcgaaaaaagtttAGATAACGTGCCTTACATCCAATTGGGCTCGCATCAATTACGATTAGATTTAGAAGATTTAACGCCGGAAGAAAAGCAAAGAGCTGAGCAAGAATTGAGAGAAACGCcggaaaatgtgaaatatgcaTTAGAAAAACTCAAGGAATTGTTAGGAG ATGAACCAGATTTTTACGTACCAATCGACGACGACAAATTCCTTACAAAATTTCTGAGGCCGTGTCGATTTATTCCCGAAAGTGCTTTCAGAATCATGAGAAAATACTACGGGTTCAAAATAAAGTATCCTAAATTTAGTTGCAACATCACTCCAGCTGGTATCAGACATGTTTTCgacaaagaaatttttaaaatgctaCCAACAAGAACGTCTAACGGCTGCAGAATCATGATCGTCAGCTTAG AAAAATGGGACCCTAAACAAGTGAAATTGGAAGATCTGTTTAAAGCTGTAATGGTAGCTATGGAAATCGCCATGTTAGAACCGAAAACTCAATGTGGTGGTGTCGAAATTATTCTGGATACTAAAGGGTTAGCGTTAATTCACATTTATCAGATCACCCCTACGctagcaaaaattattttagaatggATACAG GAATGTTGTGCTGTAAGGCTGAAAGGAATTCATGTTATAAATCAACCGTTAATATTCAACATGGGTTATAAGATATTTAAACCATTCTTAGGGGAGAGATTAAAAAAAGCG TTGTTTTTCCATGGACATAATgctgaaaatttattaaaacgaaTTTCCCCGGAAAGTTTACCCCCAAAATACGGTGGTACTGCTGATATTCCAGAATATCCAGGATCTTTATTTTCTGACATGCTTTtctattacgaaaaaaattttgaag aatataatactTATGGATATAAGGAAGATACAAAAACAgtacaaaaatttaatgatacTAAAGAGGAAATAAGTGTAACATGCCATTAA